The genomic segment CGAAGAAGGCCTCGTAGGCATCGCCAAAGTCGTCGCCAGGCATGTCGAGAACGGGAAGTCCCTTACTCTTGGCATATTTCACGCTGGTCTTGCTCACGCCCTTTTCCATCACGGCTATACCGTCGCTATAGTCTATGGCCAACTTCTCAAGGTCTTCGTAATCGAACAGGTCCTTATAGTCGGTGAGCAACTCTTGCTTGGCTTCGCGGAACTCCAGACATTGCTTGAATTCGGGGCCGAAGTCTTTCTTCAACTTGTTGTTGTAGAGGGCTGTCACTACCTTTGTGTTGGCAAACGATGGCTCGTCTTGGTAGGCGGTCTTGATATAGAAGGGCACCACACTGCTCATCCATCCCTGACAGAGAATCATATCGGGCACCCAACGCAGCTTTTTCACGGTCTCCAGCACGCCACGGGCGAAGAAGATAGCGCGCTCGCCATTGTCGGCATAGCCTTCGCCATTCTCGTCTACTGCCATTTGGCGCTTGGTGAAGAAGTCGTCATTGTCAATAAAATACACTTGAACACGGGCCGTGGGAATGGAAGCCACCTTAATGATAAGGGGATGGTCGGTGTCGTTAATAATCAGGTTCATTCCCGAAAGGCGAATCACCTCGTGCAACTGGCCGCGGCGCTCGTTAATATTTCCCCACTTGGGCATGAACGTACGAATCTCGTGGTTTCTCTCTTGCAGGGCACGAGGGATCTCGCGACCGAATACCGACATGGTGGTGTCTGGCACGTATGGAGAAATCTCCTGATTGATAAATAGAATTTTTTTCTTTGCCATATTCTTTATTTTATCACATGCAAAGGTACAAATTATTTTGCATAAAACCGCAAAAAATGTGCGATTTTAGGAAAAAGTGACATTTTATAGGCTTATTTTTAGAGTTTTTTTTCCATATTTGGGAAAATTGTTGTTATTTTGCACCCTCAAAACGAGAATCATAGAGAAAAAATGAAAGTTTTTAAAAAGATTGTTGACCTGCAAAACGCTCTTTTTGATGAACGCAAACAGGGGAAAAACGTTGGATTGGTGCCTACTATGGGCGCACTCCACGAGGGTCACGCATCGCTCGTTAGACGTAGTGTGAGCGAGAATGAAGTTACCGTTGTATCGGTGTTTGTTAACCCAACTCAGTTTAACGATAAGAATGATTTGAAAAACTATCCTCGCGACCTGGAGGCCGACTGCCGATTGCTGGAGGCTTGTGGTGCCGACTATGTGCTGGCTCCCGAGGTTGAGGAGATGTATCCCACGCCAGATACGCGTCATTTTGAGTTTCCGCCTGTGTCTACGGTGATGGAGGGCGCGCATCGTCCTGGCCATTTTAATGGTGTGTGTCAGGTGGTGAGTCGCCTGTTTTATATCGTACGTCCAGACAGAGCTTACTTTGGCGAGAAGGACTGGCAGCAGATTGCCGTTGTGAAGGCTATGGTGCGCCAGTTGGGCTTGGGCGTTCAAATTGTGGAATGCGAGATTGTGCGCGACGATGACGGATTGGCTCGTAGCAGCCGTAACACGTTGCTGAGTGCCGATGAGCGTGCCATCGCTCCTGCCATCTATAAGGCATTGAAGGATAGTTTGACATATGCCAAGAAGCACACCCTGAAGGAGACGCACGACAAGGTTGTGGCTGATATTAATAAGGTGGATGGACTTGACGTGGAGTATTTCTCTATTGTCGACGGTAACACTTTGCAGGATGTGGCAGAATGGGAGGATTCTGCTTATATCGTGGGATGTATAACGGTGTATTGCGGTAAGACGCCTATTCGTCTTATTGACCATATTAAGTATAAGGAAGTATGATGATAGAGGTATTGAAGTCAAAGCTTCATTGTGTTCAGGTGACAGAGGCCAATCTGAACTATATGGGTAGTATCACCATTGATGAGGATTTGATGGATGCTGCCAACATGATTGCTGGCGAGAAGGTGCAGATTGTGGATAATAATAATGGTGAGCGTTTCGAGACTTATATCATCAAGGGTGAGCGTGGCAGCGGATGTGTTTGCTTGAACGGTGCAGCTGCTCGAAAAGTTCAGGTAGGCGATACGGTGATTATTATCTCGTATGCGCTAATGGACTTTGAGGAGGCGAAGAGTTTCAAGCCTACCGTAGTTTTCCCCAGAGACAACCGCCTGGTGTAGGTCGCCGAGCATATAAATAAAGATATATAAAAAAAGTGGGTGTAGCGTCTGAACGTTGCACCCACTTTTTTATATCTTTTTTTGTTTGATTCTTATTTCAACTGCTCGTTAACAAAGGTTGCCAACTCCTCGCCGCGCAGACCCTTCTTCAGAATCTTGCCTTCCTGGTTCAGAACAACCGTGAAAGGAATGGCACGAACGCCGAAACTGCGGGCGATGGTGGAACCGCCACCCTTTAGATCGGACATCTGCGGCCAACTGAGTTGCATCTCCTGAATGCTGGCTGTCCAGTCTTCCTGATTGTCGTCAATTGATATGCCAACAATACCCAGTCCCTTAGCGGCATTGGCCTCAAGCATCTTCTTCATGGCGGGCATCTCCTCGCGACAAGGGGCACACCACGAAGCCCAGAAGTCGATTATGGTAATCTTGTTTTTCTTTACCTCGCTCATGATGCTGATGTCCGTGCCCTCGGGATTCTTCATACTGAAGTCGGGAATCACGTCGCCTTCCTCGGTGGTGAACGTTGATTCAATCATCTTCAGAATATCTTTGATGGCCTGACGCTGCTGAAATTCGGAAGGCATCTGAGAAATGTGTTCCTTCAACTCGTCTTTCTTAAACACATCACCATAGGCCATTCCCGTGATGAGCATATAGCCCAATTCGTTGTCGAGGTTCTTGATGGCTATGCTGACAACATATTTGTTCATCTCGTCCAGCAGTTTGTTGTACTGCTCGTAGATGACCTTCTGCTGCTCCTCGTTGGTGTCTTTGTTATTAAGCTTTGATAGCAACGCATCGAGCTTTCCACGGAATTCAGCTTGCTTCACGTTCATCTCCTGAAGGGCGTCGTTGGCGGTTGTACCAGACACCGTTGCCACTCCCTTGGCGGGCAGGCTGATGTGAATGGTGCCACACTCGGCAAAGAACAGAGTTGAAGTGCCAGTCTTGGGGGCTGTCAGGAAGTAGCATACAACAGAGTCTGCTTGTCCGCTCCATTCAAACGCGCCGTTCTTGACGATGAGCGTGTCAACGGGGGCGGGGGCATTCTTGAAAATCAAGATGGTATCCCCATCTTCCATGCCTTCGGCGGTGCCTTCGACTTTGTAGCCGTTTGATTGGCATGCCGACATTACCAAAACTGAGAAAGCCAGTCCGATGAAAAGTCTTAGTTGCTTCATAATTTATACAATGTATTGGTCGCTTATGCTTTCGTTCTCAATCACCCTTCTGATGGTCTCGGCAAACATCTCGGCTACGCTGATCTGTTTTACCTTGGCACAACGCTGAGTGTAGGGAATTGAGTCGGTGAAGACAATCTCGCTGAGGGCCGATTCCTGTACACGATCGCTGGCGGGACCACTCATGACGCAATGGGAGGCACATGCACGAACACTCTTAGCACCTGCTTCCATCATTAGGTCGGCGGCTTTGGTGATGGTGCCTGCGGTATCCACCATATCGTCAATAATCACCACGTTCTTACCTTCTACATCGCCAATAATCTGCATGGTGGCCACTACGTTAGCGCGTGCGCGGGTCTTGTTGCACAGAACCAGTGGGCATCCAAGATATTTGGCATAGGTGTTTGCACGCTTAGAACCGCCTACATCGGGAGAGGCAATAACCAAATCGTCCAGTTTCAGACTTTGGAGATATGGCAGCAGAACGCCCGAGGCATACAGATGGTCGACGGGTACATCAAAGAATCCCTGAATCTGGTCTGCATGCAGGTCCATCGTGATCACGCGATTGACACCAGCGGTACTCAAAAGGTCGGCCACGAGTTTTGCGCCAAT from the Prevotella sp. E15-22 genome contains:
- a CDS encoding glycogen/starch synthase gives rise to the protein MAKKKILFINQEISPYVPDTTMSVFGREIPRALQERNHEIRTFMPKWGNINERRGQLHEVIRLSGMNLIINDTDHPLIIKVASIPTARVQVYFIDNDDFFTKRQMAVDENGEGYADNGERAIFFARGVLETVKKLRWVPDMILCQGWMSSVVPFYIKTAYQDEPSFANTKVVTALYNNKLKKDFGPEFKQCLEFREAKQELLTDYKDLFDYEDLEKLAIDYSDGIAVMEKGVSKTSVKYAKSKGLPVLDMPGDDFGDAYEAFFDQIKPDDPE
- the panC gene encoding pantoate--beta-alanine ligase, with product MKVFKKIVDLQNALFDERKQGKNVGLVPTMGALHEGHASLVRRSVSENEVTVVSVFVNPTQFNDKNDLKNYPRDLEADCRLLEACGADYVLAPEVEEMYPTPDTRHFEFPPVSTVMEGAHRPGHFNGVCQVVSRLFYIVRPDRAYFGEKDWQQIAVVKAMVRQLGLGVQIVECEIVRDDDGLARSSRNTLLSADERAIAPAIYKALKDSLTYAKKHTLKETHDKVVADINKVDGLDVEYFSIVDGNTLQDVAEWEDSAYIVGCITVYCGKTPIRLIDHIKYKEV
- the panD gene encoding aspartate 1-decarboxylase; amino-acid sequence: MMIEVLKSKLHCVQVTEANLNYMGSITIDEDLMDAANMIAGEKVQIVDNNNGERFETYIIKGERGSGCVCLNGAAARKVQVGDTVIIISYALMDFEEAKSFKPTVVFPRDNRLV
- a CDS encoding ribose-phosphate pyrophosphokinase, with product MTTQNSYMVFSGTATRYLAEKICQSLGCPLGKLQITKFSDGEFAVSYEESIRGRDIFLVQSTFPNSDNLMELLLMIDAAKRASARTINAVIPYFGWARQDRKDKPRVSIGAKLVADLLSTAGVNRVITMDLHADQIQGFFDVPVDHLYASGVLLPYLQSLKLDDLVIASPDVGGSKRANTYAKYLGCPLVLCNKTRARANVVATMQIIGDVEGKNVVIIDDMVDTAGTITKAADLMMEAGAKSVRACASHCVMSGPASDRVQESALSEIVFTDSIPYTQRCAKVKQISVAEMFAETIRRVIENESISDQYIV
- a CDS encoding TlpA disulfide reductase family protein, with amino-acid sequence MKQLRLFIGLAFSVLVMSACQSNGYKVEGTAEGMEDGDTILIFKNAPAPVDTLIVKNGAFEWSGQADSVVCYFLTAPKTGTSTLFFAECGTIHISLPAKGVATVSGTTANDALQEMNVKQAEFRGKLDALLSKLNNKDTNEEQQKVIYEQYNKLLDEMNKYVVSIAIKNLDNELGYMLITGMAYGDVFKKDELKEHISQMPSEFQQRQAIKDILKMIESTFTTEEGDVIPDFSMKNPEGTDISIMSEVKKNKITIIDFWASWCAPCREEMPAMKKMLEANAAKGLGIVGISIDDNQEDWTASIQEMQLSWPQMSDLKGGGSTIARSFGVRAIPFTVVLNQEGKILKKGLRGEELATFVNEQLK